In Runella sp. SP2, the genomic window ATCTGCCAACTTGTGAGTTCGATGTCGGTCAAATAAATCTAATTCTTCCTTCGACAAACTTGTTTCTAATACATCATCTCCTAAAATTTCAAGTATTTTTTGGTACAAAACCGTCGGCATAGTCGCCGTTCCGATATGAATTCGACATTCTATTTTTTTCAAAATTTCCACCAACTTCAGTACAATTGCCTGTGAAATACCCGTGTAGGTATGAATCTCGTCAAGAATAATATCGCACCCTTTCAAGTCCAAAAGCAAAGCTTCGTAACCTTTCAATCCGAAAGCAATCGCTGCCAATTGATGCGGAGTTAAGATTTTCACTGCTGAGCCAAAGAGCGATTGAAGTACACTTTCTTCTTCATCCTGCTTACGTTTGACAACCGTTGACGCTCCATGAAGTACCCGTATATCAAGATTGGGGTTCGACTTTTCAAGGTCATTAGCAACTCTTTTGTACATCGCATTGATAGATGCTTGAAAAGGAAGCGTATAAAAAACTCGTCCACGACACCTTTTGAACAAATAATCTGTCTTCCCTGCCCCCGTACAAGCCACTACAATTGTATGTTTTTTATCTGATTGATAGTTCGTTTTTTGTGACAATGGATACAACGAACTTATTCTTTGATAAAAGCTCAGGTCTGGCAACTTAAAAGCATTCTCAATAAAACGTTGAGTATCACTAATAGCTGCCGAAGCAAAATGGTCAGCACCCATCAAAAGCCCCCGCCACTCAGAATAGCCTCGTTCATTTGATTTCCTTTTGGTATATCTAACCACTTTTTCCATGTTTTCCAAGGCTTGGTGTCTCGAAATTGGAGTTGCAGCTATTCCAAAGTGGTTCAATAAATCTATTCCGTCATTACTCCATTCTTCCCATTTACCCAGATGATGTTCTACATAATCATAGCCATTGTCTAAATCTAGTAATCCTTTTTCACCAACATCATTTTTCACTGATTTATGATGCCCCACTACCATTTCTATTAAAGCGGAGTGCTCATTTTCAGGAAAAATAGACAGAAAAAATAAAGAGCTAATTTCATGTCGTAATGGCTTTGTACTATTCGATTTCCCTAAAAGCCGTTGCTGAAAAAGTGGATGTGCTTTGCCTAAATCGTGCAAAACAGCTCCTTTAAATGCCAACTCTTCCTCCAAATGAAGGTGTTTTGCAAATGCCCTGACAGCAATTCCAACATGAAGAAGGTGTTCCTGTAATGAAGTCCATTCTGGGCTAGATTTTGCGAATAACTTTTTCATTAGAAATACTTTACAGGTGAGCCTACTATTTTTAACCAACCATACATTGCTTCGTTTGTCAAACGATTGTAGCCTACCAAAAACGACTTTTCATTTTTTTCAAACACTAATTCATAACCTGAATAACTTTCAGCATCACTTTCAAAATCAACTTGTTGTACCTCTTCTAAAATTTCGGGGAGTAGAATATCTTCATTACGGCACAAACAAACGTGTTGCGAAAAAGCCTTTCCAGCATCTTCTTTATTTTCAAACGCCAGATGTAATATAGGTTCGTGTAAAACCCCTCTAATCAAAATAGCATTGGGACGCTCAAATAATATCTGTTTGCCCTGTCGAGTCGAATTCCAACCGCGTGTTTGAATAACTTCCTGTTGGGAACTTATTTGACTGTATGAAAGTCGATGTCCAACAATCTTCCGAATTCCATGCACCCCCAACAACTCAGGAAATAGCTTTTTCTCAATACCTTCCACAATGGAAGGAGTAAGAAACTGTTGCGAAAATGTTTCGCTATCTCTTACCGCAGTCCACGGCTTTATAAAACCGAATTGCCCGCTGTATTTAACTACATAATATTTTTCCATTGTATCTTAAATTAATGAGCCAAATCCAATACCTGTTGAATTTCCTACGCCAACATTCCAAGCAAATGCCAGTTGTTCGGGAGTTCCGTTAATGATTACGGGACATATCGAGCCTTTGTTGAAAATGCCTTTGTAGGTAACTCCTTTAGTCGTTGGATTTTGATAAGATTCATCAAACTGAACAGAAACATCTTCATACGACAATCCAGCATCATTCAGTTTATGTTGTAAGCTCTCGGTCAAAAACTGATTTGCTTCTTCATCATTATAATAGAAGAATTTTACCCCTTTCTCTTCAGCTTGCGAACGCTTGATAAAAACAGGGCTACCTACCAAGAAGCGGTGCTGATATTCAAAATCTGGTTCTTTTTCAAGAGTCAAAGCCTTGATTTTCATTCCCCAACCAAAGTCATTGTCTTGCTGAATGCTTTTTATGAGCTGTTTTATGAGCGAACTATCATAACAACTAATAAAAAATTGACTTCCTGTTTTAAAATTCAAACCTTTACTTCCTTCTTGACGACCATTTTTTAGCCATGAAAAAGAGTACAGAGATAACTTATCGTGTAACTCATTTTTGCCAAGCCAATAATGTAACTTACTAACCTGCTGTTCCTGATAATTAAACGGAACGATAGTTGTATTTTTTGATAACCGAATATGAAGACGCATACTTGTTTTCTATAATTTATGTTTCAATTTTCTGATTCAAATATTCACCCCTCCCCCCCTCATTATTCGCCCTACCCCTCAAATTTTCTAAAAATTTATTTTTGCAATGTGCCTTCGGATATGCGCAATGAGCAGTTCTGGTTCTACAATTTCAACGATATGCTCGTGATAGCCCAGAATAAAGTTGGTCAACCCGAAGAACTTCTCATTGACATTACATTCAAAATCATATACACCAGGCTCGTCAGCCGAGGGTTGTAAATAGGCTTGCGTAAGCGGGAAGCGTTCTATCAATTCGTTATAGCCACCCACACGCAAGCGGATGTGCACCCGTATTTTTTGGTCATTTACAATCCTAAAAGGGTCTGTGGCAGTTACATAATGTTGCGTTTCGTATTGCCAAGGTATTTCCTGCAACTCTACTCGCTCTATTCTTGAAATCCTGTAATGCCGAATATCCTTGCGTTCGATGGCAAAAGCATGAAGTATGTCCTCTTTCACATTTACCGAAAACGGCTCTACCAATCTATCTGACACTTCGCTACTATTGGTTGAACGGTAATTGATCAGTTTCACCACTTTTTTATGTTGCTTGGCTTGCTCCAGCAAATTGGCTTTCGAGAGAAAAGTCCTTGAAAACAAGCTACTTCCCAATTTTGATACGTCATAAATTGCATTAAGCTTTTCCTGCATACGCTTCGTTCTTTTTTCAGAAGCTTTGGCGTTGTTGGCAAGAGCATCCATCAAAATTTCTTTCTCGGTTTCTGTGAAGAACAACATATCCTCTAAGTGTTGCATGGGCTTATTAGGAACGATAGCATATCGGTATTGATGGTCGTGTTCCACATTAAAATCGGCATCACGAAGCTCCTCAAAATCCTTTTTGATAGTATCGGGGACTACATTGTACATGGTCGCCAATGCCTTTTTCGTATATTGGTACGGGCTCTCAATGAGGAGCTTGAGAATCGCCAACAAGCGGTATTTTGGACTATTATCGTTGAATTTATTCATCACTCAAATTCATTAACCTAGCGTATTTTCTTTTTCTAAAAATTAACTTCCGAAACCCTTTATTCCACCAGCTCCACACACCATCAAGCAACCCTTTCCAAATCATTCCAAGTTACCTATCTCTTTATGTTTAGTCTCATAACTTTAATTCATCAAGGTTACTTCTCTAAATTTAATCACTGGTTGAAATTCCAATTAAAATTTATTCCTTTGAAAATCAATCGAACTAAACAGTTTTTCTGCCAAAAACTTATCAAACGGTAACGCAAACCCATGAATCAGCCCTTTTACGAATTCACCATTCTTGACGAGGCGCTTCGCTATGAGTTCGTAAGCGCGGGAAAATCCATTATTCACAAAGTTGTCAGCATATCCCACACCGACTCTGACAACCTTTTTACCCTCACACTTGCTGATATACGGCTTGATGGATCCCTTGATACACATATTGCAAGTAATAATGGTGACTTAGAAGCAATCATTGCTACTGTGATTAAATGCCTTGAAACTTTTTTTGTCTATTACCCTGCTGCTGCCGTCGCTTTTACGGGAAGCGAACCTCGTCGTATGCGCCTTTACCAGATTATCCTTAATCGCGAACTTACTTCTCTTCAACCCCGTTTTAACATTTGGGGTATTAGCGTTGAAGGTATTGTAACTTTCACTCCAAATCATACCTATGAAGGTTTTATCGTTTCATTAAAAAGTGTTATTATTGCTTAAAAACCAACTTACATGGCAACTACGACGACAAATCACCCAAAAGCTTCTGACAAATCACCCAAACAACTTGGTCAATTTGCAACCATTGAGGAAGCCTCACAGGCCAAAAACGCCGATTTGCTTAAAACCCTCCAGCGCCTGAACGTTAAGGTGGTGAAGCACTAACCACCTCCACACACCCACACCCCATCGAACAATACTTCCCAAAACCTCCCAAATAACCCACCTCAATGAGTTCGGGAGGGGCGGTCAGGGCAAACGTAAAGTTATGATACCCAATCACTTTTGTTTGTTCCATTTCTTTGCCTTCTTTGGCCAAAAAACCTCGCTTTTTAATCCGTTCGGGGTCGCTTAGTAACTCAAACTTGACCAGTCGCTCCGCAATCGACGCGTCCATTTCCATGGAAGGTTGCACCGAACGCAGTTTATCGACCAAATTGACCGCAAAAAATCGCCCAAAATCAGCGTCCGTTGGAGTGAGGTATTGATCTAAATCGCCCACTTTTTGAGCCACAACCATCGGCGACAGCGTACGAAACGTCATCGAACTTTGCATCGCGGGCAAGGGCGCTGTCTCCACGCGTTCTACCACAAAATCGGCCCTACATTCCCGATTATAAATGCTCAACTGCTGCTGTTGAAACAGCCCAACGATAAAATTTTCGGCCGATTTGTCCACATAAAATGAAATATATAACGTCAAAACGCCCGAACGAAGTACCATATACGTATCACCTTTCTTGATGGGTTCGATGCTCGGTATTTGCAAAGACGAAAAAGTAAAGTGCTTAAACGCCTTCCGACTCTCGGGTACTTGGTAACCGCGTTCGTGCAGAAAACCCGCATACTCAGCGTCAGCATTGGCCAAACGACCATAAATCCACGCTTGCAGGGGATATTGGTAGTTGAACAATAAACGCTGACGGTCTCTAACGGGGGCTAACGTGAGTTTGAATCGCATATATTATGTCATTTTGTACGCTAATCTATGCCATAAGTTAGTTTAACGAGAACTTTACTTATGTTTTACTAAAAAAATAAAAAAAACAACGCCGAGGCGAGTGCCTCGGCGTTGTCAGTTCAATCATTGATTATTCAAACCCACCAATAATCTTTAAGTCAATAGTCCACGGTCGATGGTCAATAGTCCATGGTAGTCGAGTCATCCATAGTCCACTGTCGATAGATTAGACCATTGACTATGGACTGTAAACTATCGACTGACAACTGTGGACTGTCAACTATTGACTAATTCGCTTGGAGACGCGCGAGTTTTGTAAACGCTTGCTCCTTATATTTTCCAGTCAGTGTTAGTGATACAGTATTTCCTGATTTAGGGGCCGACAGTCCAAACTCAGCCCACGTTTTTGTAATCGTCGCACGGCCGTTCGCGTCAGTTGTCACGTCTGCAATTTTTGTTCCCGTACGCGTCGTCAATGCCAAACTCAACCCCGTAAGAGGAATAGAGTCAATGCCTTTCTTGTAATCCAATATGTTGGTTTTGTCCAATTCAAATATCCGAACGCTAACCGTCGCTTGCGTGTTTGCGGCAGAAGACCTGACCGTCGGTTCAGTTGTAAAACCTCCGCCGTCGCCCACAGCATTGTCAAACACTAGCAATACAGGCGAAACAACTCTGTCCACAAAGGGGTCTTCTACTTTGCAAGATGCTGCTGCCAAGGCCGTAGCCACAAATAAGAATATTTTCAAAGTTTTCATTGGTTCATCAGTTTTGTTGAAACATTCATTTTACAAATGTTCGTCGCTTTTTATGCTTTCGACAAACGAACGGCTTTACGTCCCAAAAAAGTTGGAACAAAACCTACTAGCATCAAAACAATTCCAGTAATGGCAATCGTACTGGTATGGGCAAAAAACGTTCCCGTTGACAAAATCCCTAGGATGAGCAAAGTAGAAAAAGGCAACGAAAAGGCCATAACCAACACCGCTAACTCGGCGTTGAAAGTGCGGCGTTCTTTTGGAATCTCAAGGGCTTCCTCGCGTGAGTTAAAAGCTGAGATGTGCGCAAATGGCCAAAAACTCGCCGAACTCAATGGAATCACGGTGGCCAACAAAATCATGGTTGGTTCATGAATGCCCAGCAGCGTAATAACAGCGGCACTAAAAAGCATCGTTAGTCCTGCACGAAATACCAACAACGAAGCAATAAGTCTTTTTTTACGTTGTTTTAGTTGAACAGCTACCCCGATAAAAATCAACACCAACGGCGTCATCATTGCGCTTGTTTTGTCAAATACCTCCTGAACAATCATAGGAAGTGCTTTAAAATTTAAGCCAAGGCTCAACAAAACCGCCGCCGAAATAATGATGATGTTGATTGGCTCTTGAACGAGGTTCATCAAAAGACTTTTGATTTTTTCGCCCATTTTGGTTTCCTCCGATTTGGTGTTTTTGAGGAACATGTTCATGGCGATAACGTACAAGAAAATCAATACAAAAAACTTGTTTCCTACGTCGCCAAGCGCGGCCATGGCCACACTTTTTTCACCCAAAAATTCGGCAATAAACGGAAAGCACGACAAACCAGGCGCCAACGACGGCAACAACATCACCAACGTACGCCCCATTGAGCTGTCTTTTTCGATGCCAAAAAAATGAAAGGCCAACGGTGCCGTGAAATACATAAAAAAGTTAAACAACAATGTCAACGCAGGAACTACAATCAGCTTGGCGTCCACGTCGATTTTCATCAAGGCGATAAAAATCGTGGCAGGAAGGGCCACCGAAAGCACCATTTCCTTAATTCCGTTGGTTTGTTCCTTGTTCTTAAACTTAGAACGTAATATAAGACCTAACCCAATCAAAGCCAACAGGGTTATGGCTTTTTGTAAAGCTTCACTCATAAGTAAATGTGGAAAAGTAACAATTGGTTGGGCGTAGGTAGGTTTGCTACCTACGCCGCTGTCCTTATTTCAAAATTAGCTTATTGCCTCAAGCGTACTTACAAACTGCTTGATTTCGTCCATCGTACCCATACTTACACGGCACCAAGGCTTGCCCTGAATTTCGTATCCGCGCACCATGATGCCTTTCGCCATCATTTTTTGGAGCAATTCTTTGGTCGGAATGTTGATTGGGAAAATCACGAAGTTGGTGTATGAAGGCACGTATTTGTAACCCAAACGATCGAGGTTTTTACAAAGGTAAGTTTTCACTTCGTGGTTCAATTTACGCGTTGTGTCTTGGAACTCCGCATCGTCCATACTTGCCACCGCTGCGGCAATCGACGTTTGGGTGATGCCCATTCCACCACGGGTGATTTTCTGAATTTTATCCAACGTCGCAGGGAGCGCCGCAACGTATCCTACGCGCAAACCTGCCATACCCATAATTTTTGAGAAAGTACGAGCGATGATGACGTTTTTCTTTTGTGCCAACAACGACACCATACTCTGAGTATCAGCACCTACGGCCAATTCAAGGTACGCTTCGTCCACAAAAATGGGTACTTTTTCTGAAACCCGTGAGCAGAAATCCATCAACTCTTTGCCCGACGTGATGCTACCCATTGGGTTGTTAGGGTTACAGATATAAACAAGTTTTGTGTCCTTGTCGATAGCCGCTTCCATTGCTTTCAAGTCGTGCGACCAGTCACCTTTACACGGCACAGCCTTCCAGGTAGCTCCCGTCGCCTCGGCTACTTTCACCAATGACATATAAGTTGGGTCAGCCGAAACTACATTTCCACCTTTTTGGAAAAGTACAATAGCTACTTTTTCCAACAAATCCGACGAACCAGGGCCCATCATAATGTGGTCAGGAGTAACGCCTTCTTTTTTAGCGATTTTTCCAACAAGGTTTTCTAACTCTTTCCACGAATAACGGCTACCGCCCGCAACTGCATCTGCCACTGCCTTCCTAGCGCTCATTGGAGGGCCATAAGGATTTTCGTTGGCATTGATACGCACAAGGGTTGGCGGCGTTTTTGGCGGGTTTTCCAACACCGTTTCTCTGAGTAAAGGGCTATGAAATATATTACCGTTGGTGTCTATACGTGAAGGTACATTTGCGAAGGCACCTACTGCTGGGGCAGCGGCCATTCCTCCTAAGGTCATCAAACCTGATTTAAGTAAACTGCGGCGGTTGATAATCTGTGTCATGTGTTTGTGAGTGTGTTTTGAATTGGCGGTTTAGCTTGTGGCTTTTGTTGGTACTTTGTTATGGTGACTCTAAGTTAACTATTTTATTCACAACAACATAGCAAAATTGAAATTATGTATTTCTGTGAACAAAAATTTAACAATTGGATTACTTTTCAGACCACCAAAGCTTGGTTTTCATGTTATCGGCACCGCCATTGAGGGCAATACCTTTTTCCAAACTAGCTTTGTTGAGCGAATATTCGGTACTTGGATACGGCAAACGCGTTGGCAAAACACCATCGTTTTCAAAAACGGCGCGTGGATCTTTGGCAGGTAACACAGGGAAGCCTGTTCTGCGGTATTCGGTCCAAGCCTCTACCCCTACTCCGTACAATGCTATCCATTTCTGGTCAAGTACTTTTTCGCGCGTTACGGCACCTACTTTGGTAAAATAATCGGCAGGTACTTTCAAACCGTATTGTTCAAAAGAAGCCGTAATTCCGTTTTCAAAGTACGTTTTGGCGTCGCCCGTAATATCTCCATCAATAGCAGCTTCGGCCAAAATTAGGTTCAATTCTGAAAGCGTCATAATCACACTTGGCGTCTCAGGACGAGTGAAGTAGCTACCAATCGTTGAGCTCGACGACAAATAAGTCGTAGCAATCGCATCGGGCAGGCCGTTGGGGTGTCCAACATATTTTCCAGCTACTGGATTTGCATAAATCGTGATGCGGGTATCGCCCAAAGCGTTGAGCTTATCGGCCAAAGTGCTACTGATATTCCAGTCAGTACGGCTACCGCGCACCATCACTTCGTGCCATTCGTTGTTGCTTGGAAGTGTTGCCGTATTTTTAATCAAGGCATTGTCGTCGTTGCTTGTAAAAATGGGGTACTTTGTAGCATCGCCCAAAATTTCCCGCATAATCGCCCGTGACTCAGCCGGCTTTTTCGCAGCCTGGCGATTGGCCAAACGCAAACGCAATGAATTGGCAAACTTCTTCCATTTCAAGATGTTACCTCCGTAAATAATATCCCCTTGAACGCCTGGGCCACCAACTACGAGTTTTTCATTGGCAATTTTAAGGTCGTTCAACAACCCTTCATACACTTTGTCTTGTGAATCATACGCTGGTGTATAATTAGGGGATTCGGCCGTACCCTTTAAGGCTTCCGAATACGGGATGGCACCCCAAAGATCAGTTGTCACCGAAAACAACCACGAACGCATTACCAAAGCCACTCCTTCATAATTGGTGTTTGGCGCTTTGCCCGTTGGCGAGCTATCCACAATGATTCGTTGGAAATTCAACAAGCCATCGTTGAAGAAAGACGCCCAGTTGTTGTTGTAAAATGCGGGTGAAAGTCCGTAATTGTCACCTTCGTTTGAGTAAATATTTCGGGTAAAATACTGCATCCAAAGCATCATTCCGTCGATGTTCAAACGCTCAAAACGCGTGCTTCCTCCCCAAAATCTATCCACCGATTTTTCCATGGCGTAGGGCAGCAAATACTGCGGACCAATGGCCGTTGGGTTGTTGGGGTCGATGTTCATTTTGTCAAACTCTTTGGTACAAGAAGAACCCAAAAGAGCAGCCAACGTCAGCGAAAGTAATGTATATTTTTTCATAGAGATAAGTCGTTTAGAATCCGAGAGATACGTTAAAACCAACACTACGAGAGTTAGGTAACTCGCCGTACGCAAACCCTTGACGGTTTCCACCGAAGCGGTCCACTTCTGGGTCGATGTGTGGTGTATTCTTGAACAAAATCGCAAGGTTACGTCCAACGATAGACACCTTGGCCGAGCGGATGAAAGAGCGTTTCAAGATGGCCTCAGGAACTGAATAACCGAAAGACATCTCGCGAAGTTTGACGTAACTTCCGTCATAAATAACGGCTTCATGATAACGACGTGGATTGTTGTACCCGTATAATTGATTGGCTGCCACAATGATGTCGTTTGGCGCATATACCGACGAGCCATCTGCATTGGTGCTTACCACTTTTACGCCTTTACCGATGATACCTTCTTCACGTCCAATCGCCGTTTCTTCGTACTGACCTGTCCAACGCGCCGTTCCCGTACCTTCGTCGAAGAAATCACCTCCTACGCGTACGTCAATCAAAGCAGCCAATGAGAAGCTCTTGTAAGTGAAGGTATTAGAGAAACCACCCGTCCAGTCAGGCTGGATATTTCCGAGCAAACGTGGCGTGGTTGAAACCACTGGCAAACCGTCTTTGTAGATAATTTGTCCATCGGGCGCTTTTTCAAAACCAATACCGTACAAAGCACCATAAGGTTGACCAACGCGCGCTTCCGAAGTCAAACCACGCTGGGTGTGTAGGGTATAAGTAGTTAAACCTTCAGCGAGTGCCACTACTTTGTTGCGGTTGCGGGCAAAGTTGAAGCTCACATCCCAAGTAAACCCGTTTACAGCTTTCAAAGGCGTACCCGAAATTACTACTTCAAGTCCTTTGTTGACAATCTCACCCGCATTTAAGATTCGACTATTGTAACCAGATGCTTTAGAGATTTCTACACCAAGAATTTGGTTTTTAGACGATTGATTATAATACGTCACGTCTAAACCTAACTTACCACGAAGGAAACGCAAGTCTAAACCTAACTCAATTCCCGTCGTGATTTCGGGTTTAAGGCTTGAATTGGCGATGGTTGTATTTTCAAAATATTCAGGTGTGTTACCATTCCAAGCACTGGCAGAGCGGAAGGTTTGAGCCAATTGATACGGCGAAGCATCGTTTCCAACTTGTGCCCAGCTAGCGCGCACTTTACCAAAAGTCAGAATAGAGCTTTGAAGATCCAATAAGTCGGTTACAACTGCACTTGCCGAAACTGATGGATAGAAGTATGAACGTGCATTAGAAGGCAAAGTACTTGACCAGTCGTTACGCGCCGTAAAATCCAAGAACAAGGCATTTTTCCAACCTACTTGTGCCGTTCCAAACACACTTTGCATCTCTGTCTTTTCGATGCGGCTCGACACAGTGTTCAAACTGGTGACGGAGTTTGACAAGTTATAAAGTCCATCTACCACCAACTCCCCAACTTGGGTGAAGTTACGTTTGAAATAATTGGTACGTTTGATGGCTCCCGCTTGAGCACTTACCGAAATGTTGTTGGTTACGTTTCTGTTGAAAGATAAAATGATGTCGCTGTTGGTTTCTTGGGCGCGTTGAACATCTTCTGAATATTGCCCAGGTGTACGGTTTCCGTTACGAACGCGGTCAAAGTTAATGACGTTGATACGCGTATCCGACCAGTAGTCCGTTCCCGAACGAGCTAAGACACTAAACGAAGGCGAAATTTTGTAGTTCAAGGCAATGTTTCCTACCAAGCGGTCTTTTTCATTGGATGAAGGCAAACGGTCTTGCACAAAGAATGGGTTGGTAAAGAAGGTATGTTGCCAGTTAGGTGGATCATTGTCTGGGAGACGACCCGCCACTTTACGTTGAATATGAATTGCATTGTATTCGTCGTAGTTTTTCAACATTGACCAATCGGTATGGCGGTGCGCCCAAATAAACTGCTGACCTTCTTGAAAAGAACGGTTGTCTGAGCCGCTTTTTACGTATTCAGCTGATACTGTTGCGCTTAACTTTGAAGTGAAGTTATAATTGGTATTCAATTTAAAGTTGTTCCGCCAAAAATCGTTGTTGTACATAATACCTTTTTGATCCATCCGACCCATCGACAAGCGGAAACTTCCTTTGTCATTTCCAGCCGAAAGGGCTACGTTATTGGTCGTGGTAGCACCTGTTTCCCAGTATCCTTCCCAGTTGTTGGGCTGAGGTGTGAGTGGTGCCACTGCAGTACCTGTGTACCAATGACGTACCAAACGACCATCCAAAGGAGCACCCCAGCTTTCGTCCGTCCCTTCTGTTCCAGTCAAAGGTGCGTTAGGGCCGTAGGCAGCGCGGTACTGTTGGATTTCGGTGGGATCAGTAATGGTACCCGACCAACCATCGTTATACCAAGTACGGTATCCGTTTCCTCCACCGTACATGTTTTGAAACTTTGGTTTGACCAATGGACGTTCAAAAGTCGTATTGTGGTTAAACTCAAGGCCAATTCCTTTAGTACCTGCGCCATTTTTTGTTGTTACCAAAATAACACCGTTGGCCGCGCGCGAACCATACAAGGCTGCCGCGTTAGGCCCTTTTAGGATACTAATATCTTTGATGTTGTCTGGGCTAATCTCCGACAAACCACCGCCAAATTGCTTTTCACCGCTGGTCATGCGGGTTGAGGTTGATTGGTCAATGGGTACACCGTCAATAACTACGAGTGGTTGGTTGTTTCCTGAAACCGACGAACTACCACGAATCTGTACCGTAGAGCCACTACCAGGGCCGCCATTGCTTGAGACACGCACCCCTGCGACACGCCCCGAAAGGCTATTGACAACGTTGTTAGAACGAGACTCAGCAAGCTGTGTACCTTTGACTTCTTGCACCGTGTAACCAAGGGCTTTTTTCTCTTTTTCGATACCAAAAGCCGTTACTACTACTTCCTGAAGGGCTTTGATGTCTGGGACAAGTTCGATATTAATAGTAGAACGTCCCCCGACAGGAATTTCCTGAATTGAATAACCAATAAAACTATAGACCAAAACCGCGTTATCGTCAGGAACGCTAATTTTGTAATTTCCTTCTGCATCCGTCACAACCCCAGCTCTCGTACTTTTTACGATTACGTTCACGCCAGG contains:
- a CDS encoding SusC/RagA family TonB-linked outer membrane protein, whose protein sequence is MKKYLLLSALMTIAWVGYAQRFVKGTVTSKDEGALPGVNVIVKSTRAGVVTDAEGNYKISVPDDNAVLVYSFIGYSIQEIPVGGRSTINIELVPDIKALQEVVVTAFGIEKEKKALGYTVQEVKGTQLAESRSNNVVNSLSGRVAGVRVSSNGGPGSGSTVQIRGSSSVSGNNQPLVVIDGVPIDQSTSTRMTSGEKQFGGGLSEISPDNIKDISILKGPNAAALYGSRAANGVILVTTKNGAGTKGIGLEFNHNTTFERPLVKPKFQNMYGGGNGYRTWYNDGWSGTITDPTEIQQYRAAYGPNAPLTGTEGTDESWGAPLDGRLVRHWYTGTAVAPLTPQPNNWEGYWETGATTTNNVALSAGNDKGSFRLSMGRMDQKGIMYNNDFWRNNFKLNTNYNFTSKLSATVSAEYVKSGSDNRSFQEGQQFIWAHRHTDWSMLKNYDEYNAIHIQRKVAGRLPDNDPPNWQHTFFTNPFFVQDRLPSSNEKDRLVGNIALNYKISPSFSVLARSGTDYWSDTRINVINFDRVRNGNRTPGQYSEDVQRAQETNSDIILSFNRNVTNNISVSAQAGAIKRTNYFKRNFTQVGELVVDGLYNLSNSVTSLNTVSSRIEKTEMQSVFGTAQVGWKNALFLDFTARNDWSSTLPSNARSYFYPSVSASAVVTDLLDLQSSILTFGKVRASWAQVGNDASPYQLAQTFRSASAWNGNTPEYFENTTIANSSLKPEITTGIELGLDLRFLRGKLGLDVTYYNQSSKNQILGVEISKASGYNSRILNAGEIVNKGLEVVISGTPLKAVNGFTWDVSFNFARNRNKVVALAEGLTTYTLHTQRGLTSEARVGQPYGALYGIGFEKAPDGQIIYKDGLPVVSTTPRLLGNIQPDWTGGFSNTFTYKSFSLAALIDVRVGGDFFDEGTGTARWTGQYEETAIGREEGIIGKGVKVVSTNADGSSVYAPNDIIVAANQLYGYNNPRRYHEAVIYDGSYVKLREMSFGYSVPEAILKRSFIRSAKVSIVGRNLAILFKNTPHIDPEVDRFGGNRQGFAYGELPNSRSVGFNVSLGF